In Trichoderma breve strain T069 chromosome 4, whole genome shotgun sequence, the following proteins share a genomic window:
- a CDS encoding fungal specific transcription factor domain-containing protein produces MDDRRRQPERNRDGNRDSNRPRFEFITVSGTNIRGDTETRRRVRSRAQADYRRRNPPPPRNALTVDLDVGSWLQALSRDAALRPQLGEPAPLDLQQVNETIQINPAGHELIGGREGAGIFLLVPSDQRPRARQLWNHLYGGGCVIFKSMIEIGFLDILQGSASLTQMLSSSAWHRKQVGTGDHESSIDYARYSLMATRALRLRLDDPTQRANLETIIAILTFAAFANLTSNPHLINVHLDGLSHAISGVGGLTALQHLPIIWMMMYWIDIRGSYLQDIKPRYPQPYDILSTESRLRIATMPAARPSDSDSTLSQDPAVVHIFDAIQQVNSILTAEANARGDAFWRTVLFPGFHFAPILYDLLSLPRETDGVSTQFSKRRECFRLAGILYISEVRAKFGMDNTGATSYAYKLLLALKSRDMLVSWGSDNDFLLWSLVIGSVSLCVPETLRLEFMELLSEYPSITGVASLRDAIPPEFRSSYEAT; encoded by the exons ATGGATGATAGAAGAA GACAACCGGAACGCAACCGTGATGGTAACCGTGATAGCAACCGCCCCCGGTTTGAGTTCATAACTGTCTCTGGAACAAACATTCGTGGCGATACTGAAACTCGGAGGCGTGTCAGAAGCCGAGCGCAAGCTGATTATCGTCGGCGCAACCCACCTCCACCGCGGAATGCTTTGACCGTTGACCTTGATGTTGGGTCATGGCTTCAGGCTTTATCGCGCGATGCAGCTCTGAGACCACAGCTCGGTGAACCAGCGCCGCTAGATTTGCAACAGGTCAATGAAACGATACAGATTAACCCAGCAGGACACGAACTCATAGGCGGAAGAGAGGGTGCTGGCATTTTTTTGCTGGTGCCCTCGGATCAGAGGCCACGCGCCCGCCAGTTATGGAATCATT TGTACGGCGGAGGCTGCGTCATCTTCAAATCTATGATTGAGATTGGGTTTCTCGATATTCTACAGGGATCCGCATCACTTACACAGATGCTGTCGTCTTCCGCTTGGCACAGGAAGCAGGTGGGGACTGGGGATCACGAGAGTAGCATAGATTATGCGAGATACTCTCTCATGGCCACAAGAGCATTACGACTACGGTTGGATGATCCGACCCAGAGAGCCAATCTCGAAACCATCATAGCAATTCTCACGTTTGCGGCGTTCGCA AATCTGACAAGCAACCCGCATCTCATTAACGTGCATCTTGATGGACTCTCTCACGCCATCAGTGGTGTTGGTGGCCTAACGGCGCTTCAGCATCTGCCTATTatttggatgatgatgtattG GATTGATATACGCGGCAGCTATCTCCAAGATATAAAACCACGCTATCCCCAGCCATATGATATCTTATCAACTGAGAGCCGACTCCGAATTGCCACAATGCCCGCGGCGAGACCATCCGATAGCGACAGCACACTAAGCCAGGATCCAGCAGTTGTCCACATTTTTGATGCGATACAGCAGGTCAATTCTATTTTAACTGCCGAAGCAAATGCACGAGGCGACGCGTTCTGGCGAACAGTTCTGTTCCCGGGCTTTCACTTTGCCCCGATTCTTTACGACCTTTTATCATTACCTAGGGAGACGGACGGTGTGTCTACACAATTTTCAAAGCGAAGAGAATGCTTCCGGCTGGCCGGTATCCTTTACATTAGTGAAGTGCGGGCTAAATTTGGGATGGACAACACCGGAGCCACATCGTACGCATATAAGTTATTACTGGCATTGAAGAGTCGCGATATGTTGGTCTCATGGGGTAGCGACAACGACTTCTTACTCTGGAGCCTCGTTATTGGATCTGTCTCCCTATGCGTACCCGAAACCCTGCGTCTTGAGTTTATGGAACTTTTGTCAGAATACCCATCTATCACCGGAGTTGCATCTCTTCGCGACGCTATACCCCCTGAGTTTCGAAGTTCATATGAAGCTACGTGA